Proteins encoded by one window of Gordonia jinghuaiqii:
- a CDS encoding Lrp/AsnC family transcriptional regulator: MDDTDGTILRALQVSPRASFRQLGEVAGISEQTAARRYQALRRSGVMRVVGIIRPAVRGQSEWVARVRCRPDRLEPLAASLARRREVGFAYVVSGGAEIVCVIRAPMGALGHDVLLNALSTRAAVIDVRVDLVLHAFDVGMPASRWTGFGGGLTAESLALLASHAPVEDAALEDAVEEDADSDGTARDQQPSGIARLTDDDAPLIDALTQDGRLPHRELARICGWTVGRVRRRLRTLERGGALRYDVEILPERLGFRLSATLWLTVAPTALDRVGTALAAHDEVAFVAAISGEHNLMVAVICRDTEDFYRYLRTEVAAAEGITGYSVSIRVRRLKQNASLVVQGRLIQPV; encoded by the coding sequence ATGGACGACACAGACGGCACGATCCTCCGTGCTCTGCAGGTTTCCCCGCGGGCGTCGTTTCGGCAGCTGGGCGAGGTCGCCGGGATCTCCGAGCAGACGGCTGCGCGCCGGTACCAGGCGTTACGACGATCCGGGGTGATGCGGGTCGTCGGGATCATCCGCCCGGCGGTCCGCGGCCAGTCCGAATGGGTGGCGCGCGTGCGCTGTCGCCCCGATCGGTTGGAGCCGCTCGCCGCGTCGCTGGCCCGTCGGCGCGAGGTCGGCTTCGCCTATGTGGTGTCCGGCGGCGCCGAGATCGTCTGCGTCATCCGCGCACCGATGGGGGCCCTGGGGCACGACGTTCTGCTGAACGCGCTGTCGACCCGGGCCGCGGTGATCGACGTCCGCGTCGACCTCGTGCTGCACGCCTTCGACGTAGGGATGCCTGCATCGCGATGGACCGGCTTCGGAGGGGGCCTGACGGCGGAATCCCTGGCTCTCCTCGCCTCGCATGCCCCGGTCGAGGATGCCGCCCTCGAGGATGCTGTCGAGGAGGACGCGGATTCCGACGGCACCGCTCGCGACCAGCAACCGTCGGGCATCGCGCGCCTGACCGACGACGATGCCCCGCTGATCGACGCCCTGACGCAGGACGGGCGTCTCCCGCACCGCGAACTGGCCCGTATCTGCGGCTGGACCGTCGGGCGCGTACGGCGGCGCCTCCGCACACTCGAACGCGGTGGCGCACTGCGCTATGACGTCGAGATCCTGCCCGAACGGCTCGGGTTCCGGCTGAGTGCGACGCTGTGGCTGACCGTCGCGCCGACGGCGCTCGACCGCGTCGGAACCGCACTCGCCGCACACGACGAGGTGGCATTCGTCGCGGCGATCAGCGGTGAACACAACCTCATGGTCGCGGTGATCTGCCGCGACACCGAGGATTTCTACCGCTACCTCCGGACCGAGGTCGCCGCCGCAGAGGGGATCACGGGCTATTCGGTCAGCATCCGCGTGCGGCGTCTGAAGCAGAACGCCTCGCTGGTGGTCCAGGGTCGGCTGATCCAACCCGTGTGA
- a CDS encoding MFS transporter, whose translation MACLGVFVAYLPITSVAVSLPAIGEAFGASTAQLSWVQDAFVLPMAAFILTAGVFGDVHGRRKVYLVGLSLTAIGGLVALCAQSIVQVWIGQAIAGTGAAALLPTTLAMISHAVPDFRERGKFIGIWASSLMLSLTLGSLVAGPVAESAGWRWIYLMPIPVALVALAVSIATLPDSRAPHARRLDWPGQISAAVAVTALVFGVIEAGVEGLGDPKVVVAFVVAVIAAVTFVVVERRSDSPMLDLDLFRSRAFTVTTLIAMISFLALIGFIFVLSMYFGMVQQLTTVEAGWRLSVMNGASMAVGALAGKMMHQIQARFMIGGGLAMVAVAQFALLDLDAETSFASISWRLIILGLGMGLVMAPMTATAVSSVPYHLAGMAAAGNNTFRQVGGALGPAVLGALLTAGAVNALPDELADAGIDGAMRDRVVSAVDGEGLAAVSGLDLGADTPTVMGAVGNAFLQGMHLCLIFSGVLTAAAAVLCLVMLRPQQSPQETPPATP comes from the coding sequence ATGGCCTGCCTGGGCGTCTTCGTCGCCTATCTGCCCATCACCAGCGTCGCGGTGAGCCTGCCCGCGATCGGCGAGGCTTTCGGCGCGTCGACCGCCCAGTTGTCCTGGGTCCAGGACGCGTTCGTGCTGCCCATGGCGGCCTTCATCCTGACCGCCGGGGTCTTCGGTGACGTCCACGGGCGTCGCAAGGTCTATCTGGTCGGCCTGAGCCTGACCGCGATCGGCGGCCTGGTCGCCCTGTGCGCGCAGTCGATCGTGCAGGTCTGGATCGGTCAGGCGATCGCGGGCACGGGCGCGGCGGCACTCCTGCCGACGACCCTGGCGATGATCAGCCATGCCGTGCCCGACTTCCGTGAGCGCGGCAAGTTCATCGGCATCTGGGCGTCGTCGCTGATGCTGTCGCTGACTCTCGGTTCACTCGTCGCGGGTCCGGTCGCCGAGTCCGCGGGCTGGCGGTGGATCTACCTGATGCCGATCCCGGTGGCGCTGGTCGCGCTCGCCGTGTCGATCGCGACCCTGCCCGACTCGCGCGCACCCCACGCCCGGCGGCTCGACTGGCCCGGCCAGATCTCCGCCGCGGTCGCGGTCACCGCGCTGGTCTTCGGCGTCATCGAGGCCGGTGTCGAGGGGCTGGGCGATCCGAAGGTCGTCGTGGCCTTCGTGGTGGCGGTGATCGCAGCGGTGACCTTCGTCGTCGTCGAACGACGCTCCGACAGTCCCATGCTCGACCTCGACCTGTTTCGCAGCCGGGCGTTCACCGTCACGACCCTGATCGCGATGATCTCGTTCCTGGCCCTGATCGGTTTCATCTTCGTCCTGAGCATGTACTTCGGGATGGTCCAGCAGCTGACCACCGTCGAGGCCGGCTGGCGACTCTCCGTGATGAACGGCGCGTCGATGGCCGTGGGTGCGCTCGCGGGCAAGATGATGCACCAGATCCAGGCGCGCTTCATGATCGGCGGCGGCCTCGCGATGGTGGCGGTGGCGCAGTTCGCGCTGCTCGACCTCGACGCCGAGACCTCGTTCGCCTCGATCTCGTGGCGACTGATCATCCTCGGCCTCGGCATGGGACTCGTGATGGCGCCCATGACCGCGACCGCGGTGTCCTCGGTGCCCTATCACCTCGCGGGCATGGCCGCGGCGGGCAACAACACGTTCCGTCAGGTCGGTGGCGCCCTCGGCCCCGCAGTCCTCGGCGCCCTGCTGACCGCGGGTGCGGTCAACGCACTCCCGGACGAGCTCGCCGACGCGGGGATCGACGGCGCGATGCGGGATCGGGTTGTCAGTGCTGTCGACGGTGAGGGTCTGGCCGCGGTGTCCGGCCTCGATCTCGGCGCCGACACACCCACCGTGATGGGTGCCGTCGGGAACGCCTTCCTCCAGGGCATGCATCTGTGCCTGATCTTCTCGGGCGTCCTCACCGCGGCCGCCGCGGTGCTGTGCCTGGTGATGCTGCGCCCGCAGCAATCTCCGCAGGAGACCCCGCCCGCGACGCCGTGA
- a CDS encoding LLM class flavin-dependent oxidoreductase, which yields MALVRIGMTMPVMEPDLDAETLHSWATTIDDGPFSSLCWGERIAFDNPECLTFLGALAAWTRRVPLVMTVVVPQLHDPVLLAKSLATGDMLSGGRLTVALGVGGRHEDYRAVGADPSTQTMRQLADRAATMKRVWSGEKLTDSVLPVGPAPHRKGGPELHVGTTGPKTIRSAVGWADGIAGVTLDLDTRKQNELFDVARSAWAEAGRAAPHLATSFWFAIGNGDGPRAQVTRHLHHYMNWIPSEFVDAIAPTTGWAGTEADLAEVLRRFADIGTDEVQLIPTGSDLDQLRRAADVAAAFA from the coding sequence ATGGCGCTCGTGCGCATCGGAATGACGATGCCCGTGATGGAGCCGGATCTCGATGCGGAGACGCTCCACTCATGGGCCACCACCATCGACGACGGTCCGTTCAGCTCCCTGTGCTGGGGTGAACGCATCGCCTTCGACAACCCGGAATGCCTGACCTTCCTCGGCGCGCTGGCGGCGTGGACGCGGCGGGTGCCGCTGGTGATGACGGTCGTCGTCCCGCAACTGCACGACCCGGTTCTCCTCGCCAAGTCGCTGGCGACCGGCGACATGCTGTCGGGAGGGCGCCTCACCGTGGCGCTCGGGGTCGGCGGGCGACACGAGGACTACCGGGCGGTCGGCGCGGACCCGTCGACGCAGACGATGCGCCAGCTGGCCGACCGTGCCGCCACGATGAAGCGGGTGTGGTCGGGGGAGAAGCTGACCGACTCGGTGCTGCCGGTCGGTCCGGCACCGCACCGCAAGGGCGGTCCGGAACTGCACGTCGGCACCACTGGACCCAAGACCATCCGCAGCGCCGTCGGGTGGGCCGACGGCATCGCGGGCGTGACCCTTGACCTCGATACACGCAAGCAGAACGAGCTGTTCGACGTCGCGCGTTCGGCGTGGGCGGAGGCCGGCCGGGCCGCACCCCATCTCGCGACGTCGTTCTGGTTCGCGATCGGGAACGGGGACGGTCCGCGCGCCCAGGTGACCCGGCACCTGCACCACTACATGAACTGGATTCCGTCGGAGTTCGTCGACGCCATCGCGCCCACCACCGGCTGGGCGGGTACCGAGGCCGACCTCGCCGAGGTCCTGCGCCGCTTCGCCGACATCGGCACCGACGAGGTGCAGCTCATCCCGACCGGCTCCGACCTCGATCAGCTCCGCCGCGCCGCGGACGTGGCGGCGGCGTTCGCCTGA
- a CDS encoding fatty acid desaturase family protein, whose product MAITDIDQYAHLTESDIDTLGAELDAIRRDIEESRGAADARYIRRAITIQRSLAAGGRLALMFSDKKVAWAAGTAMLSLAKIIENMELGHNVMHGQWDWMNDPEVHSSSWEWDTTCPSVQWKHSHNFVHHKYTNVVGMDDDVGYGILRVTRDQPWEWWNIGNPIYNFMLGTFFEIGVALHHLETEKLRNKEKTYRQAAKDLRVIGTKVSKQATKDYLIFPALAGPNWKTTITANFTANIVRNYWAYMVIFCGHFPDGAEKFTVEEFENEDQPRWYLRQMLGSANFRAGPLMRFMSGNLSHQIEHHLFPDLPSSRYEEIGVRVRELCDKYDLPYTTGSLLGQYFQSFRTIAKLALPNSLLKATADDAPETASELRFAIREGMSDHFGVDPATGKRRGLRTALRELKNSPVRASGVGRA is encoded by the coding sequence ATGGCCATCACCGACATCGATCAGTACGCCCACCTCACCGAGAGCGACATCGACACCCTCGGTGCCGAACTCGACGCCATCCGCCGCGACATCGAGGAGTCCCGCGGAGCGGCCGACGCCCGGTACATCCGGCGCGCCATCACCATTCAGCGGAGTCTCGCCGCCGGAGGCCGACTCGCACTGATGTTCAGCGACAAGAAGGTCGCCTGGGCGGCCGGCACCGCGATGCTGTCGCTGGCCAAGATCATCGAGAACATGGAACTCGGGCACAACGTGATGCACGGGCAGTGGGACTGGATGAACGACCCGGAGGTCCACTCGTCGTCGTGGGAGTGGGACACCACCTGCCCCAGCGTGCAGTGGAAGCACTCCCACAATTTCGTCCACCACAAGTACACGAACGTCGTCGGGATGGACGACGACGTGGGCTACGGAATCCTGCGTGTCACACGCGATCAGCCGTGGGAGTGGTGGAACATCGGGAACCCGATCTACAACTTCATGCTCGGCACGTTCTTCGAGATCGGGGTGGCCCTGCACCACCTCGAGACCGAGAAACTGCGCAACAAGGAGAAGACCTACCGGCAGGCCGCGAAGGATCTGCGTGTGATCGGCACCAAGGTGAGCAAGCAGGCCACCAAGGACTATCTGATCTTCCCGGCGCTGGCCGGGCCGAACTGGAAGACGACGATCACCGCGAACTTCACCGCGAACATCGTCCGGAACTACTGGGCGTACATGGTCATCTTCTGCGGGCACTTCCCCGACGGTGCGGAGAAGTTCACCGTCGAGGAGTTCGAGAACGAAGACCAGCCGCGCTGGTACCTGCGACAGATGCTGGGGTCGGCCAACTTCCGGGCGGGACCGCTGATGCGGTTCATGAGCGGCAACCTCAGTCACCAGATCGAGCACCACCTGTTTCCCGATCTGCCCAGCAGCCGATACGAGGAGATCGGGGTGCGGGTGCGCGAGCTGTGCGACAAGTACGACCTGCCCTACACGACGGGTTCGCTGCTCGGGCAGTACTTCCAGTCGTTCCGCACGATCGCCAAACTGGCGCTGCCGAACTCACTGCTGAAGGCGACTGCCGACGACGCACCGGAGACGGCGTCGGAGCTGCGGTTCGCGATCCGGGAGGGGATGAGCGACCACTTCGGCGTCGACCCGGCCACCGGTAAGCGGCGCGGACTCCGAACCGCGTTGCGGGAGTTGAAGAATTCGCCGGTGCGCGCGTCCGGTGTCGGGAGGGCGTGA
- a CDS encoding ferredoxin reductase yields the protein MNLLRWSKRPAADVEARRPEVNILRGLVARATTPLLPDDYLHLINPLWSARELRGKVLDVSTETDDTATVTIRTGWGFPDSYKPGQYVGIGLQIGGKWHWRSYSLTSFGANENKTIAITVKANPDGFLSSHLVDGVSPGTIIRLQSPKGDFHLPEPVPEKILFVTAGSGITPVMAMLRQLKSHGQTPDIVHIHSAPTRDDVIFLDEMEELADKADGYDLNLQLTREMGKFDVSRLDEWVPDWRERECWACGPVALLDAMESHYTDGGLRDRLHVERFAIARTDHGGEGGTVKFLISDKEAEVDGATTLLEAGENLGIQMPFGCRMGICQTCVVPLAGGYVRDLRTGEERREGERIQTCISAVSGECTLDL from the coding sequence GTGAACCTGCTCAGATGGAGTAAGCGGCCCGCTGCGGATGTCGAGGCCCGCAGACCGGAGGTCAACATCCTCCGGGGGCTCGTGGCGCGGGCCACCACCCCGCTGCTCCCGGACGATTATCTGCACCTGATCAACCCGTTGTGGAGCGCTCGTGAGCTCCGCGGCAAAGTGCTCGACGTCTCCACGGAGACCGACGACACCGCGACCGTCACCATCCGGACCGGTTGGGGATTCCCGGACTCCTACAAACCCGGGCAGTATGTGGGCATCGGCCTGCAGATCGGCGGCAAGTGGCATTGGCGGTCGTACTCGCTGACCTCTTTCGGGGCCAACGAGAACAAGACCATCGCGATCACGGTGAAGGCCAACCCGGACGGCTTCCTGTCGTCGCACCTGGTCGACGGGGTCAGCCCCGGGACCATCATCCGCCTGCAGTCGCCGAAGGGGGATTTCCATCTGCCCGAGCCGGTCCCGGAGAAAATCCTCTTCGTGACCGCGGGCAGCGGCATCACGCCCGTCATGGCGATGCTGCGGCAGCTGAAGTCGCACGGACAGACCCCGGACATCGTGCACATCCACTCCGCACCCACTCGCGACGACGTGATCTTCCTCGACGAGATGGAGGAGCTCGCCGACAAGGCCGACGGTTACGATCTCAACCTCCAGTTGACAAGGGAGATGGGCAAGTTCGACGTGTCGCGGCTCGACGAGTGGGTGCCGGACTGGCGGGAGCGCGAATGCTGGGCCTGCGGTCCGGTGGCATTGCTCGACGCGATGGAGTCGCACTACACAGACGGTGGTCTGCGCGACCGGTTGCACGTGGAGAGATTCGCCATCGCCCGCACCGACCACGGCGGGGAAGGTGGCACCGTGAAGTTCCTCATCTCCGACAAGGAGGCCGAGGTCGACGGCGCCACAACGCTTCTCGAAGCTGGGGAGAACCTTGGTATCCAGATGCCGTTCGGTTGCCGGATGGGTATCTGTCAGACATGTGTCGTCCCGCTCGCCGGCGGATATGTGCGTGACCTCCGCACCGGCGAGGAGCGACGCGAAGGAGAACGAATCCAGACATGCATCAGCGCCGTGTCTGGTGAATGCACCCTGGATCTGTAG
- a CDS encoding DUF456 domain-containing protein, with amino-acid sequence MPLWGELLVAAVVFVGLVGIVVPILPGTLLIVGALFVWALIVGGWAWSVFVLAMVVIAVGEVIKYLVAGRSLRADAIPNRTVMVGGLVGIIGFFVVPVVGLLLGFIVGALASELVRTRSPEQAWRGALAALKAAAKTIGVELLFALVATGIWTTGAFVW; translated from the coding sequence GTGCCGCTGTGGGGTGAGCTGCTGGTCGCAGCCGTTGTATTCGTCGGGTTGGTGGGCATCGTCGTGCCGATCCTGCCGGGGACATTGCTCATCGTCGGAGCGCTGTTCGTCTGGGCGCTGATCGTCGGGGGCTGGGCCTGGTCGGTGTTCGTGCTGGCGATGGTGGTGATCGCCGTCGGCGAGGTCATCAAGTACCTGGTGGCAGGCCGGTCGCTGCGTGCGGATGCGATCCCCAACCGCACCGTCATGGTCGGCGGGCTCGTCGGCATCATCGGGTTCTTCGTCGTCCCCGTCGTCGGATTGCTGCTCGGGTTCATCGTGGGCGCCCTGGCGTCGGAGCTGGTTCGGACCCGCAGCCCGGAGCAGGCGTGGCGCGGCGCGCTCGCCGCCCTCAAGGCCGCGGCCAAGACGATCGGTGTCGAACTCCTCTTCGCGCTGGTCGCCACCGGAATCTGGACGACCGGCGCATTCGTCTGGTGA
- the purT gene encoding formate-dependent phosphoribosylglycinamide formyltransferase, whose amino-acid sequence MTSNSESAISADQPAPTIGPPDVIGTPLSPTATKVMVLGAGELGKEVVIAFQRLGVEVVAVDRYADAPGQQVAHHAEVIDMTDADALHAVIDKHRPAYVVPEIEAIATEALVDVAEHGIAEVIPTASAVVATMNREGIRRLADEELGLPTSPYLFADTAEELAVAARQIGYPCVVKPVMSSSGKGQTVLRGPEDLARAWQTANTGGRVQGSRVIVEGFVEFDYEITLLTVRAIDPRTGVLASHFCAPIGHRQINGDYVESWQPHEMSPDAHASATSIAARIATALGDGKLAGRGVFGVELFVKGDDVYFSEVSPRPHDTGLVTMATQRLSEFEMHARAILGLPVDVTLASPGASAVIYGQLDQKAIGFENVAAALAVPETDIRLFGKPESFHRRRMGVVTATADDVPAARERAVRAASLVTPVPGRAAVRKATTLPPTPPAPPRRPGPPPGHAGPPPGPSGPPPGAAKVPPGPPPGRPGPPPGPRPAARPAGGPLGPGGPRPMAPSGPPPRPGGAPPRPAPNGQAPVMTSIVKTGDAAADARPGPTPAPGE is encoded by the coding sequence ATGACGTCGAACAGCGAGAGCGCGATCAGCGCAGACCAGCCGGCGCCGACGATCGGTCCGCCGGACGTTATCGGCACGCCCCTGAGCCCGACGGCGACCAAGGTGATGGTGCTCGGCGCGGGTGAGCTCGGCAAAGAGGTCGTGATCGCGTTCCAGCGGCTCGGGGTCGAGGTCGTGGCCGTCGACCGGTACGCCGATGCTCCCGGACAGCAGGTCGCCCATCACGCCGAGGTCATCGACATGACCGACGCCGACGCACTGCACGCCGTCATCGACAAGCACCGGCCGGCGTATGTGGTGCCCGAGATCGAGGCCATCGCCACCGAGGCCCTCGTCGATGTCGCCGAACATGGTATCGCCGAGGTCATCCCGACCGCGAGCGCGGTGGTGGCGACGATGAACCGCGAGGGGATTCGACGCCTCGCCGACGAAGAACTCGGGTTGCCGACGTCGCCGTACCTGTTCGCCGACACCGCCGAGGAGCTGGCCGTCGCCGCGCGGCAGATCGGATATCCGTGCGTCGTGAAGCCGGTGATGTCGTCGTCGGGCAAGGGACAGACCGTGCTGCGCGGGCCCGAAGACCTCGCCAGGGCCTGGCAGACCGCGAACACCGGCGGGCGCGTGCAGGGCAGTCGCGTCATCGTCGAGGGGTTCGTCGAATTCGACTATGAGATAACGCTTCTGACCGTCCGTGCGATCGACCCGCGGACCGGGGTGCTCGCCTCGCATTTCTGCGCCCCCATCGGGCACCGTCAGATCAACGGCGACTACGTGGAGAGCTGGCAACCGCATGAGATGAGCCCCGACGCGCACGCGTCGGCCACGTCGATCGCGGCGCGCATCGCCACCGCGCTGGGCGACGGAAAGCTCGCGGGCCGCGGCGTTTTCGGCGTCGAACTGTTCGTCAAGGGCGACGACGTCTACTTCTCCGAGGTGAGTCCCCGCCCACACGACACCGGTCTCGTCACGATGGCGACGCAGCGGTTGTCGGAGTTCGAGATGCACGCCAGGGCGATCCTCGGTCTCCCCGTCGACGTGACGCTCGCGTCACCCGGCGCCTCGGCGGTCATCTACGGTCAGCTCGACCAGAAGGCGATCGGATTCGAGAACGTGGCAGCGGCACTAGCCGTGCCCGAGACCGACATCCGGCTGTTCGGCAAGCCCGAGAGTTTCCACCGGCGACGGATGGGGGTGGTCACCGCGACCGCCGACGATGTCCCCGCCGCCCGCGAACGTGCCGTGCGCGCAGCGTCGTTGGTCACACCGGTGCCCGGCCGGGCCGCGGTCCGCAAGGCCACCACGCTGCCCCCGACCCCGCCGGCGCCGCCCCGCCGCCCGGGTCCCCCTCCCGGCCACGCCGGGCCGCCTCCCGGACCCTCGGGTCCACCGCCGGGAGCCGCGAAGGTGCCGCCGGGCCCGCCGCCCGGCCGTCCCGGCCCGCCTCCGGGCCCGCGTCCGGCGGCTCGTCCCGCCGGCGGTCCCCTCGGACCCGGCGGCCCTCGTCCCATGGCGCCCTCGGGTCCGCCGCCCCGGCCGGGCGGCGCGCCTCCGCGGCCCGCGCCCAACGGGCAGGCCCCGGTGATGACCTCGATCGTCAAGACCGGCGACGCCGCCGCCGATGCCCGCCCCGGGCCGACGCCGGCTCCGGGCGAGTAG
- a CDS encoding UBP-type zinc finger domain-containing protein, which translates to MKIFRRSSPPSPDHSGADSAGGRCAELGEIGSDPALDPAPPSGQERCCEECVAIGETHWAHLRKCLTCGRVGCCDSSPRRHATAHFHETGHPVMRSAEPGEAWRWCYVHEVTG; encoded by the coding sequence ATGAAGATCTTCCGTCGGTCGTCCCCGCCGAGCCCCGATCACTCCGGTGCCGATTCGGCCGGTGGCCGCTGCGCCGAACTCGGTGAGATCGGGTCGGACCCCGCGCTCGATCCGGCGCCACCCTCGGGTCAGGAACGGTGCTGCGAGGAATGCGTGGCGATCGGCGAGACCCACTGGGCGCATCTGCGGAAGTGTCTGACCTGCGGACGGGTCGGCTGTTGCGATTCGAGTCCGCGGCGGCACGCGACCGCGCACTTCCACGAGACGGGTCATCCGGTGATGCGCTCGGCCGAACCGGGTGAGGCGTGGCGCTGGTGTTACGTGCACGAGGTGACGGGGTGA
- a CDS encoding Na+/H+ antiporter, translating to MGASLLLVAVIAVLIAALCRRYGLSAPLVLVTVGLGIGWIPDLPAPTLNPELVLFLILPPLLYSAAQESSYQAIRANFRAIGLLAVGLPLVTTVVVGVVAHLTVPGLPLAAALVLGAVVAPPDAVSAQAIGRRLGLPRRVMTLLGGESLLNDATALTAFRIALAAAVGVTTSVGEGVLTFAIAALGGLVVGLAIGMVVSWVRIWLTDPPMETAIGIMVPFGTYYVAEELHASGVIAVVVAGLFLGQRSVRLGYATRLQDDAVRKSIDALLEAFVFLLIGLQMPVLIRGVAGESWTQVAVDAAAVLTATIVVRFLWIYPATYLPRLLSRRIREREPTPKPSWVFVVSWAGMRGVVSLAAAFAIPLETDASEPFPARAEILLLTFIVVVGTLLIQGTTLPMVIRLLGVAGDEQAQDRLAYAAAQDRASRESERRIDELAAGLADDDPRRLQLGMLRKWVTTQRNVAWEELGRGPDTIGESPTSAGARIRNEILQIQRAVFISERDAGRIDDEVLRLALRRLDFAEGQGDREM from the coding sequence ATGGGCGCATCGCTACTGCTCGTCGCGGTCATCGCGGTGCTGATAGCCGCCCTGTGCCGTCGCTACGGCCTGTCGGCGCCGCTGGTGCTGGTCACCGTCGGCCTCGGCATCGGCTGGATTCCCGACCTGCCCGCACCCACCCTGAACCCCGAACTCGTGCTGTTCCTCATCCTGCCGCCGCTGCTCTACTCGGCCGCACAGGAGAGTTCGTATCAGGCGATCCGCGCGAACTTCCGGGCGATCGGGTTGCTGGCGGTCGGGTTGCCGTTGGTGACCACGGTCGTCGTCGGAGTCGTCGCACATCTCACCGTCCCCGGCCTCCCGCTCGCGGCCGCGTTGGTCCTCGGTGCCGTGGTCGCGCCGCCGGATGCGGTCTCTGCGCAGGCGATCGGTCGGCGGCTGGGGCTGCCGCGCCGGGTCATGACGCTGCTCGGCGGGGAGAGCCTGCTCAACGACGCGACCGCACTCACCGCGTTCCGCATCGCACTGGCGGCGGCGGTCGGTGTCACCACCTCGGTCGGAGAGGGAGTGCTGACCTTCGCGATCGCCGCGCTGGGCGGACTGGTCGTGGGGCTGGCGATCGGCATGGTGGTGTCCTGGGTGCGGATCTGGCTGACCGACCCGCCCATGGAGACCGCCATCGGCATCATGGTCCCGTTCGGCACGTACTACGTCGCCGAGGAGTTGCACGCGTCGGGCGTGATCGCCGTCGTCGTCGCCGGACTTTTCCTCGGGCAGCGTTCGGTACGCCTGGGTTACGCGACCCGCCTGCAGGACGACGCGGTGCGCAAGTCGATCGACGCGCTTCTCGAGGCATTCGTCTTCCTGCTCATCGGCCTGCAGATGCCGGTGCTCATCCGCGGGGTCGCCGGCGAGTCGTGGACGCAGGTCGCCGTCGACGCCGCCGCGGTCCTGACAGCCACCATCGTGGTGCGTTTCCTCTGGATATATCCGGCGACGTATCTGCCGCGGTTGTTGTCGCGACGGATACGCGAGCGTGAACCCACGCCCAAACCGTCGTGGGTGTTCGTGGTCTCGTGGGCAGGCATGCGCGGCGTGGTGTCCCTCGCCGCCGCCTTCGCGATCCCACTGGAGACCGACGCCTCCGAACCGTTCCCCGCACGCGCCGAGATCCTGTTGCTGACCTTCATCGTCGTGGTCGGCACGCTGCTGATCCAGGGCACCACCCTGCCCATGGTGATCCGGTTACTCGGTGTCGCCGGCGACGAACAGGCTCAGGACCGGCTCGCCTACGCCGCCGCGCAGGACCGGGCATCGCGCGAGTCCGAGCGCAGGATCGACGAACTCGCCGCCGGGCTCGCCGACGACGATCCGCGGCGTCTGCAGCTCGGCATGCTGCGCAAGTGGGTCACCACCCAGCGAAATGTGGCCTGGGAAGAACTCGGCCGCGGCCCCGACACGATCGGGGAGAGTCCCACCTCCGCGGGTGCGCGGATCCGCAACGAGATCCTGCAGATCCAGCGCGCGGTGTTCATCTCCGAGCGCGACGCCGGCCGCATCGACGACGAGGTCCTGCGACTTGCGCTGCGTCGCCTCGACTTCGCCGAAGGCCAGGGCGACCGCGAGATGTGA